A genomic window from Corallincola holothuriorum includes:
- a CDS encoding 4Fe-4S dicluster domain-containing protein has product MAFEITASCIGCNACKLVCPQKAITVGPKQYSILPHRCNECVGHHADPQCASICPVETAIVNAEGRALNPPGSLTGLPDERKVVALSKRRARL; this is encoded by the coding sequence ATGGCTTTCGAAATCACTGCAAGTTGTATCGGCTGCAATGCGTGTAAGCTGGTTTGCCCACAAAAAGCGATAACGGTAGGGCCTAAGCAGTACTCAATTTTACCGCATCGTTGTAATGAATGTGTCGGGCACCACGCTGATCCGCAATGCGCCAGTATCTGTCCGGTTGAAACGGCCATCGTTAATGCTGAGGGACGAGCGCTGAATCCGCCCGGTAGCCTAACTGGGTTGCCTGATGAACGTAAAGTCGTCGCCTTGTCAAAAAGGAGAGCGCGCTTATGA
- a CDS encoding nitrogen fixation protein NifQ: MTANTIAFSFSWGSLLSQHHQAQVKDDKNWAWAQANAWSQANRDFINQIIKAQLTGKSGLPYGLGMAMAAYRDVLRTQVDKRLLALDQRWRENEWPMLRARSELLNSLHNSRLEERNQLAQLLLAHADEAIPGAEVIALVVASACLDKAHLWRALGMTSREQLRYLLEHNFPQLAANNTEDMRWKKYFYRCLCQGEGDYVCRAPSCGECQSYNECFGPEL; encoded by the coding sequence ATGACCGCCAATACGATAGCTTTCTCATTCTCTTGGGGTAGCCTGCTTTCCCAACACCACCAAGCGCAGGTAAAAGACGATAAGAATTGGGCGTGGGCACAAGCTAATGCCTGGTCGCAAGCGAACCGCGATTTTATCAATCAAATTATTAAGGCGCAGCTAACGGGAAAGAGTGGCCTACCGTATGGCTTAGGTATGGCGATGGCTGCTTATCGGGACGTATTAAGAACCCAAGTCGATAAGCGCCTATTGGCGTTAGACCAAAGGTGGCGAGAAAACGAATGGCCTATGCTGCGGGCGCGGTCTGAGCTGCTTAATTCGTTGCACAATTCGCGCCTAGAAGAGCGGAATCAGTTGGCTCAATTACTGCTGGCACATGCCGATGAAGCGATCCCTGGTGCGGAGGTGATCGCCTTGGTTGTGGCTAGCGCTTGTCTTGATAAGGCGCATCTATGGCGAGCATTAGGAATGACTAGCCGAGAACAGCTACGTTATCTGCTAGAGCATAACTTCCCGCAATTGGCAGCAAATAACACCGAAGATATGCGTTGGAAGAAGTACTTCTACCGTTGTCTATGCCAGGGGGAAGGAGATTATGTGTGTCGCGCGCCTAGCTGTGGCGAATGTCAAAGTTATAACGAGTGCTTCGGACCCGAATTGTAA
- the modA gene encoding molybdate ABC transporter substrate-binding protein produces MRILLIFLWLINGSVVAETIVIRVAVAANFNATLQQVVANYETETGTKIEISVASSGVLYQQIVHGAPFDLFLSADTVRPAALYEQQLALGKPFTYVRGALAFWCPTCEKLSLDTVASWRARVAMANPNTAPYGAAAAEVVRHLHWSSTIPPAVGNSVSQAYQFIATGNVAGGFVAYSQVIDQPSQAIKLPVEWYTPIVQQGVVLKRSQYPEQTNAFVNYLLSQGQREVLKMGYLATDVVL; encoded by the coding sequence ATGCGCATATTGTTGATATTTTTGTGGTTAATTAATGGCTCCGTTGTTGCTGAAACCATCGTTATTCGGGTAGCCGTGGCTGCCAACTTTAATGCCACCTTGCAGCAAGTTGTGGCTAATTATGAAACTGAAACCGGAACTAAGATAGAGATCAGTGTTGCCTCCAGTGGTGTGCTCTATCAACAGATCGTCCACGGTGCACCTTTCGACCTCTTTTTGTCTGCCGATACTGTACGACCTGCCGCTTTATATGAGCAGCAACTTGCCTTGGGCAAGCCATTCACCTACGTACGTGGCGCTTTGGCGTTCTGGTGCCCAACGTGCGAAAAACTGAGCTTGGATACCGTTGCCAGTTGGCGCGCGCGGGTGGCAATGGCAAACCCCAATACAGCCCCTTATGGTGCTGCAGCTGCAGAAGTTGTGCGACATCTGCACTGGTCGTCAACGATACCTCCCGCCGTTGGCAATAGTGTCTCTCAAGCCTATCAATTTATCGCAACAGGTAATGTCGCCGGCGGTTTCGTTGCTTATTCACAGGTGATTGATCAGCCGAGTCAGGCGATAAAGCTACCGGTTGAGTGGTACACGCCAATTGTGCAACAAGGGGTGGTATTAAAGCGCAGTCAATATCCTGAGCAGACCAATGCATTTGTTAATTATCTACTAAGTCAGGGGCAGCGAGAGGTGCTAAAAATGGGCTATTTGGCTACGGACGTTGTGCTATGA
- the modB gene encoding molybdate ABC transporter permease subunit — MSAADWQAVILTLKLALLTTVTLMLIGPMLAWWLARKRSFIASCVEAVVALPLVLPPTVLGFYLLWAFSPVNGFGALWLQWFGSPLVFSFTGLWFASIIYSLPFVVQPLQAAFSNLGKDYLEAAATMGMGGTERFFRIVVPLTLPSFVIAAVLGFAHTVGEFGVVLMIGGNIAGETRVLSIALFDHVEMLDFNAAHRLAGLLLIFSIAVLVLVYGLMKRRQQRLLPCS; from the coding sequence ATGAGCGCGGCGGACTGGCAAGCGGTCATATTAACCCTGAAGCTGGCATTACTGACGACGGTGACCTTGATGCTAATCGGCCCTATGTTGGCCTGGTGGCTGGCGCGCAAACGTTCATTTATCGCCAGTTGTGTTGAGGCGGTAGTGGCCCTGCCACTGGTGTTGCCGCCGACCGTATTAGGTTTCTATCTGTTATGGGCGTTTTCGCCGGTTAACGGTTTCGGTGCGCTGTGGTTGCAGTGGTTTGGCAGCCCGTTGGTGTTCAGCTTTACCGGATTGTGGTTCGCTTCCATCATCTATTCATTGCCGTTTGTTGTGCAGCCGCTGCAGGCGGCTTTTAGCAATTTAGGTAAGGACTATTTAGAAGCGGCGGCCACCATGGGGATGGGTGGGACAGAGCGATTTTTTCGTATTGTTGTACCCTTGACTCTGCCCAGTTTTGTGATTGCGGCCGTGCTGGGTTTTGCCCATACCGTGGGTGAGTTTGGTGTGGTGTTGATGATTGGCGGCAATATTGCGGGTGAAACCCGCGTGTTATCGATCGCGCTGTTCGATCATGTCGAGATGTTGGATTTTAATGCCGCTCATCGTTTGGCTGGGCTATTGCTGATATTTAGTATCGCCGTATTGGTACTGGTTTATGGCTTGATGAAACGGCGTCAGCAGAGGTTATTACCATGCAGTTGA
- the modC gene encoding molybdenum ABC transporter ATP-binding protein, which translates to MQLNMAVSLQRGDWHSAYHLNTELSGITGLVGASGAGKTTLLRLLAGLESTAKGCISLADRVLLSAEEQLASEQRHIGFVFQDSRLFPHLTVGGNLQLAAKRGCLTPEQEFDLLGELGILNWTDKYPRQLSGGQQQRVALARGLLQTPKLLLLDEPMSALDVATRRQLLPLLRRIACEWSLPMLYVSHSTEEICAACDQVVMIDHGKVVAKGDPLVLFSTPEYSRYLDKQHQGAVLFATAKSYDPHDQLMRLRLHDDGPAAYWLTAPLPEEVLGETVTLRIPANEVVLALRPLAQSSIQNCVPVTVLEISEQGGAEALVKVCLGATPSAQSLLISLSRRALRQLKLVAGLSLYAHIKAVNLIKID; encoded by the coding sequence ATGCAGTTGAATATGGCGGTAAGTCTGCAACGTGGTGACTGGCATAGTGCTTATCACCTTAATACTGAACTGTCGGGTATTACTGGGCTGGTGGGCGCGTCAGGGGCAGGGAAAACGACCTTACTGCGGCTGCTTGCTGGATTAGAGTCAACAGCGAAAGGCTGCATCTCCCTCGCTGATAGGGTGTTGCTTAGTGCCGAAGAGCAGTTAGCGAGTGAACAGCGTCACATCGGCTTTGTGTTTCAGGACAGTCGTCTGTTTCCTCATCTAACGGTCGGCGGTAATCTGCAGCTGGCAGCTAAACGGGGTTGCCTAACCCCAGAGCAAGAGTTTGATCTGCTTGGTGAGTTGGGAATACTGAATTGGACAGACAAATACCCACGACAACTTTCAGGAGGGCAGCAGCAGCGGGTTGCTCTTGCCCGTGGCCTGTTGCAAACACCTAAGTTACTGTTACTCGATGAACCTATGTCTGCGCTCGATGTGGCAACCCGTCGTCAGCTATTACCTTTACTTCGCCGCATCGCCTGTGAGTGGTCTTTGCCGATGCTGTATGTCAGCCATTCCACTGAAGAGATCTGCGCCGCTTGTGATCAAGTGGTGATGATCGACCACGGCAAGGTGGTAGCGAAAGGGGATCCACTCGTTCTGTTTTCTACGCCAGAATATAGTCGTTACCTTGATAAGCAGCATCAAGGGGCAGTGCTATTTGCCACGGCAAAATCCTACGATCCTCACGATCAACTGATGCGATTGCGTTTACATGATGATGGACCTGCCGCGTATTGGCTGACGGCTCCGCTGCCTGAGGAGGTATTGGGTGAGACGGTCACTCTCCGTATTCCCGCCAATGAAGTTGTGTTGGCATTGCGGCCACTAGCGCAATCGAGTATTCAGAACTGTGTGCCGGTGACCGTGCTGGAGATCTCGGAGCAGGGGGGAGCAGAAGCACTCGTGAAGGTTTGCCTTGGGGCGACACCGTCGGCGCAGTCATTGCTTATCTCGTTGTCCAGACGCGCATTGCGCCAACTAAAGCTGGTGGCGGGGCTCTCTCTATACGCCCATATCAAAGCGGTTAACCTGATTAAGATTGATTAA
- a CDS encoding Mpo1 family 2-hydroxy fatty acid dioxygenase → MSKSLKQWLNEYGVSHKNPTNKAIHWVAVPTIYFTVLAMLWSIPVPWDGALLPWLNWGSLAMLPVFVFYWRLSLSLAIGMLVMTLLMCAALLGYQTWVEFPLFYSAAIVFVIAWIFQFIGHEIEGKKPSFFKDLQFLLIGPLWVMHFLYRRWHWPV, encoded by the coding sequence ATGTCTAAATCTTTGAAGCAGTGGCTAAATGAATACGGCGTGAGCCATAAAAACCCAACCAATAAGGCGATTCACTGGGTCGCTGTGCCTACCATCTATTTTACTGTGTTAGCAATGTTATGGTCGATCCCTGTACCTTGGGATGGCGCTCTGTTGCCTTGGTTGAACTGGGGCTCATTAGCGATGTTGCCAGTGTTTGTGTTCTATTGGCGATTATCCCTATCCCTCGCGATCGGCATGCTAGTGATGACGTTATTGATGTGCGCAGCGTTGTTGGGTTATCAGACGTGGGTGGAGTTTCCCCTGTTTTATAGTGCCGCGATCGTTTTTGTGATCGCTTGGATCTTTCAATTTATTGGTCACGAAATTGAAGGTAAGAAACCCTCGTTTTTTAAGGATCTACAGTTTTTGTTGATAGGTCCGCTTTGGGTGATGCATTTCCTTTACCGTCGCTGGCATTGGCCAGTGTAG
- a CDS encoding Maf family protein, whose translation MKTLVLGSTSPFRKAILEKLSVPFTCASPDIDESAQDGEAPTALVERLAEEKAAAVSSLFDDALIIGSDQVAVIDNQILGKPGTHENAVKQLQQASGKEVTFYTGLAVYESATGVCISIVEPFVVRFRHLSIAEIENYLRVEKPYNCAGSFKSEALGITLFDSLSGKDPNTLVGLPLISLTSILKEFGVDLLAEAAKQH comes from the coding sequence ATGAAAACCTTAGTACTCGGCTCAACTTCCCCTTTTAGAAAAGCGATATTAGAGAAATTATCCGTCCCTTTCACCTGCGCATCGCCAGATATTGACGAATCAGCTCAGGATGGGGAAGCCCCGACAGCACTGGTCGAACGCCTCGCTGAAGAGAAAGCAGCGGCGGTATCGTCACTGTTTGACGATGCATTAATTATCGGCTCAGACCAAGTGGCTGTGATCGATAATCAGATCCTTGGCAAACCTGGCACTCATGAGAATGCAGTGAAACAACTGCAACAAGCCAGCGGTAAAGAGGTGACTTTTTACACCGGGTTAGCGGTCTACGAATCAGCCACCGGCGTCTGTATCTCGATAGTAGAGCCCTTTGTGGTTAGATTTCGCCACCTCAGCATCGCTGAGATAGAGAACTACCTTCGGGTAGAAAAGCCCTACAACTGTGCTGGCAGCTTTAAAAGTGAAGCGCTGGGGATCACCCTGTTTGACTCTCTCAGTGGCAAAGATCCCAATACTTTGGTTGGCCTGCCGCTGATTTCACTGACATCGATATTGAAAGAGTTTGGTGTCGATCTGCTGGCAGAAGCGGCAAAACAACATTAA
- the yceD gene encoding 23S rRNA accumulation protein YceD: MKLPVRLDPIRNSQKRTSYDGEIDAVRFSRLSEMAPLLAPVSVALKCGIDAQGLAVVDASIKASLTLTCQRCNETFEQEFEVHSQFCPITAKVNVDELPDAYEPVELDENGEVELHTLVEDELMLAVPIVPMHDDADCPQSSKTMVFGEIEPADERPNPFAILNSLKSD; encoded by the coding sequence GTGAAGTTACCCGTACGTCTAGATCCCATACGAAATTCGCAAAAGCGAACCTCGTATGATGGAGAAATAGACGCAGTACGTTTTAGTCGGCTCAGTGAAATGGCTCCGTTGTTGGCGCCGGTTTCTGTGGCGCTTAAATGCGGGATAGACGCGCAAGGCCTGGCAGTAGTGGATGCGTCCATTAAAGCTAGCCTGACACTCACATGTCAGCGTTGTAACGAAACCTTTGAACAGGAGTTTGAAGTTCATTCGCAGTTTTGCCCGATAACGGCGAAAGTGAATGTGGATGAACTGCCTGATGCTTATGAGCCAGTTGAACTTGATGAAAATGGTGAAGTTGAACTGCACACTCTGGTTGAAGATGAACTGATGTTAGCTGTACCGATTGTGCCTATGCATGACGATGCGGATTGTCCTCAGTCTTCGAAAACCATGGTGTTTGGTGAAATAGAGCCTGCTGATGAGCGTCCAAACCCCTTCGCTATACTGAATTCGTTAAAAAGTGATTAA
- the rpmF gene encoding 50S ribosomal protein L32: MAVQKVRKSRSKRNMRRAHDSLTGPTLSVDATSGETHRRHHVTADGFYRGQKVVG, from the coding sequence ATGGCCGTACAAAAAGTTCGTAAATCTCGTTCCAAGCGTAACATGCGTCGTGCCCACGACAGCCTGACTGGACCAACTTTGTCTGTAGATGCGACTTCAGGTGAAACTCACCGTCGTCATCACGTGACAGCTGACGGTTTCTACCGTGGTCAAAAGGTTGTCGGTTAA
- the plsX gene encoding phosphate acyltransferase PlsX produces MSHLTLALDAMGGDHGPSITVPAALQALHSHPHLKIQLFGLEQELTPLLDKSLPATLTDRISIHHADDVVSMGDKPSFALRNRRQSSMRLALNAVADGHADACVSAGNTGALMSMAKFVLKTLPGIERPALIAALPTEVGKRVHMLDLGANINCDSETLFQFALMGHVLAQQVEQIERPKIALLNIGEEETKGNDQIKQTAQLLLDSDDIHFVGYIEGRDIFTGNVDVVVCDGFVGNVCLKTCEGLSQFIIKEFKRRFKPKGWLKFLLPFVLPTLSRMLKGMNPDQYNGASLLGLRGIVVKSHGNADLKAFQHAIDEAIVEMERQVPKRIKDQLEAALLDKHC; encoded by the coding sequence TTGTCACATCTAACCCTAGCGTTAGATGCCATGGGGGGCGACCATGGCCCCTCTATTACAGTGCCTGCAGCTTTGCAGGCATTGCATTCTCACCCCCATCTTAAGATCCAGTTGTTCGGCCTCGAACAAGAACTCACGCCCTTATTAGATAAGTCATTACCCGCAACTCTCACTGATCGTATCTCTATTCATCATGCTGATGACGTTGTTAGCATGGGTGATAAACCGTCATTCGCGCTGCGTAATCGGCGGCAGTCTTCTATGCGTCTGGCGCTAAACGCGGTGGCTGATGGTCACGCTGATGCTTGCGTTAGCGCGGGAAATACCGGCGCGTTGATGTCGATGGCCAAATTTGTCTTAAAGACTCTGCCTGGTATTGAGCGTCCCGCATTGATTGCTGCTTTGCCAACCGAAGTTGGCAAGCGGGTACATATGCTCGATTTGGGCGCGAACATTAATTGCGATAGTGAAACACTGTTTCAATTTGCTTTGATGGGGCATGTATTAGCGCAACAAGTTGAACAAATTGAACGCCCTAAAATCGCTTTGCTGAATATCGGTGAAGAGGAAACCAAGGGTAATGATCAGATTAAACAGACAGCACAATTACTGTTAGACAGTGACGATATCCATTTTGTTGGCTATATAGAAGGCCGGGACATTTTTACTGGTAACGTCGATGTTGTGGTTTGTGACGGTTTTGTCGGTAATGTTTGTTTAAAAACCTGTGAAGGGTTAAGCCAGTTCATCATCAAAGAGTTTAAGCGTCGCTTCAAACCTAAAGGTTGGCTAAAATTTCTGCTACCTTTTGTTTTACCGACGCTTTCTCGGATGTTAAAAGGGATGAACCCCGACCAGTACAATGGCGCAAGTCTGTTAGGATTGCGCGGCATCGTGGTCAAGAGCCACGGTAACGCCGATCTTAAGGCGTTTCAGCACGCGATAGATGAAGCAATCGTGGAAATGGAACGTCAGGTGCCTAAGCGCATCAAAGATCAACTCGAAGCCGCTCTGCTGGATAAACATTGTTAA
- a CDS encoding beta-ketoacyl-ACP synthase III — protein sequence MYSKISGTGSHLPELVRTNADLEEMVDTTHQWIVERTGIIERRIAGPDETVATMGAEAAKNALEAAGLTADQLDMIICATTSAEHAFPSAACEIQRILNAPPMPAFDVAAACAGFSYVLSVADQFIRTGQAKNILVIGADVLSRMTDPEDRGTIILFGDGAGAAVLTASEEPGILSTHINADGRYGDLLKVRNMRPGQKEHDWLFMKGNEVFKVAVTKLSEVVEQTLKANNLDKQELDWLVPHQANLRIIQATAKKLKMSMDQVVVNLHNTGNTSAASVPVALDEAIRDGRIKRGELLLLEAFGGGFAWGAALVRY from the coding sequence ATGTACAGCAAAATTTCTGGAACAGGCAGTCACCTGCCTGAGCTTGTTCGTACCAATGCCGATCTTGAAGAGATGGTAGATACCACTCATCAATGGATCGTTGAACGAACAGGTATTATCGAACGTCGTATCGCCGGCCCTGATGAAACTGTCGCAACCATGGGTGCAGAAGCAGCCAAAAATGCGCTTGAAGCTGCAGGGTTAACGGCTGATCAACTCGATATGATTATCTGCGCAACGACAAGTGCAGAACACGCCTTCCCGTCGGCCGCATGTGAAATACAGCGGATCCTAAACGCGCCACCTATGCCTGCATTTGATGTGGCGGCGGCCTGTGCTGGATTTAGCTATGTATTGAGCGTGGCAGATCAATTTATCCGCACAGGCCAAGCAAAGAATATCTTGGTGATTGGTGCTGATGTCCTTAGCCGCATGACCGACCCGGAAGATCGCGGAACCATCATCTTATTCGGTGACGGTGCGGGGGCTGCGGTTCTGACTGCTAGTGAAGAGCCGGGTATCTTGTCTACTCACATCAACGCCGATGGCCGTTATGGAGATTTGCTGAAAGTCCGCAATATGCGGCCTGGGCAAAAGGAGCATGATTGGCTATTCATGAAGGGCAATGAGGTGTTTAAAGTAGCCGTCACTAAGCTAAGTGAAGTGGTTGAACAAACACTCAAAGCCAATAACCTGGATAAGCAGGAGTTAGATTGGTTGGTTCCTCACCAAGCCAACCTGCGAATTATTCAGGCAACAGCCAAAAAATTGAAGATGTCGATGGATCAGGTGGTGGTTAATCTACACAACACCGGGAATACATCTGCGGCATCTGTACCTGTCGCGCTCGATGAAGCCATCAGAGATGGTCGGATTAAGCGCGGCGAACTTCTGCTATTGGAAGCCTTTGGCGGTGGTTTTGCCTGGGGCGCGGCACTGGTTCGTTATTAA
- the fabD gene encoding ACP S-malonyltransferase — MSNKFAFVFPGQGSQTVGMLADLANNEVVQATFAEASAVLGYDLWKLVSEGPVEDLNQTDRTQPALLASSVALFRLWQSQGGEMPSVMAGHSLGEYSALVCAGVLSFVDAIKLVEQRGKFMQQAVPAGEGAMSAIIGLSDEEIISACEKAAENEVVSAVNFNSPGQVVIAGSAAAVARANELCKEAGAKRALPLPVSVPSHCALMKPAAEQLATSLDSVELATPVVPVVNNVDVAQATDAAEIRDALVRQLHKPVRWTESVQSMVAGGVTEFVEVGPGKVLSGLIKRIDRSATCVAVNDFASLENALTK, encoded by the coding sequence ATGAGCAATAAGTTTGCATTTGTATTTCCTGGTCAGGGTTCTCAAACCGTTGGCATGTTGGCTGATCTGGCGAACAATGAGGTCGTTCAGGCCACGTTCGCTGAAGCATCAGCTGTACTGGGATATGACTTGTGGAAGCTGGTATCTGAAGGCCCGGTAGAAGACTTGAACCAAACTGACCGCACGCAGCCAGCGTTGTTGGCTAGTTCTGTCGCGCTATTCCGCCTTTGGCAGAGCCAAGGTGGTGAAATGCCGAGTGTGATGGCCGGTCACAGCTTGGGCGAATACTCCGCTTTGGTTTGTGCGGGAGTGTTGTCTTTCGTCGATGCGATTAAGTTGGTTGAGCAACGGGGCAAGTTCATGCAGCAGGCGGTACCTGCGGGTGAAGGTGCTATGTCTGCCATCATCGGCCTGAGCGATGAAGAGATTATCTCTGCTTGTGAGAAAGCCGCTGAGAATGAAGTGGTGTCGGCAGTGAACTTTAACTCCCCTGGTCAGGTTGTAATTGCAGGCTCCGCTGCAGCTGTGGCACGTGCAAATGAACTTTGTAAAGAAGCTGGTGCCAAACGAGCGTTACCGCTTCCGGTTAGCGTTCCTTCGCACTGTGCATTGATGAAGCCCGCAGCGGAACAGCTGGCAACATCGTTGGATTCCGTAGAGCTTGCAACACCTGTTGTACCGGTTGTTAATAATGTTGATGTGGCTCAGGCCACTGACGCCGCTGAAATTCGTGATGCGTTGGTTAGGCAGTTACATAAGCCTGTGCGTTGGACTGAATCCGTGCAATCAATGGTCGCCGGTGGTGTGACTGAATTCGTTGAAGTAGGACCGGGTAAGGTACTTTCAGGCTTGATTAAGCGTATTGACCGTTCTGCAACTTGTGTTGCTGTCAATGACTTTGCCAGCCTTGAAAACGCGCTGACCAAATAA
- the fabG gene encoding 3-oxoacyl-ACP reductase FabG: protein MSLNLSLEGKVALVTGASRGIGKSIALKLVEQGAFVIGTATSENGANAIAEYLGEHGAGKVLNVTEQASVDTLFADIKESHGGVDLLINNAGITKDNLFMRMKEDEWESVIDTNLTSLFRLSKAVIRTMMKKRGGRIVNIGSVVGTMGNAGQVNYSAAKAGLIGFTKSLAREVASRGITVNAIAPGFIETDMTHALDEGQRGAILSQVPMERLGSPEEIASAVVFLASDMAGYITGETLHVNGGMYMV, encoded by the coding sequence ATGTCATTGAACTTGAGCCTGGAAGGTAAAGTTGCTTTGGTCACCGGCGCTAGCCGTGGCATCGGTAAATCAATTGCCCTGAAACTGGTAGAGCAGGGGGCTTTTGTTATCGGTACAGCAACCAGTGAAAATGGCGCCAACGCCATTGCTGAATATCTTGGTGAACATGGTGCAGGCAAGGTACTAAATGTCACTGAGCAGGCGTCGGTTGACACATTGTTTGCCGATATCAAAGAATCTCATGGTGGTGTTGATCTGTTAATTAACAACGCTGGCATCACCAAAGATAATCTGTTCATGCGAATGAAAGAAGATGAGTGGGAGTCAGTGATCGATACTAACCTGACCTCACTGTTTCGCCTGAGTAAGGCAGTCATTCGTACCATGATGAAGAAACGTGGCGGTCGTATCGTCAATATCGGATCTGTGGTTGGTACTATGGGCAACGCTGGCCAGGTGAATTACTCGGCAGCAAAAGCGGGTTTGATCGGTTTTACTAAATCTTTGGCTCGGGAAGTTGCCAGTCGCGGAATCACCGTGAATGCGATCGCGCCCGGATTTATTGAAACTGATATGACACATGCTCTTGACGAAGGTCAGCGCGGCGCTATTTTGTCTCAGGTACCAATGGAACGTCTTGGAAGCCCAGAAGAAATTGCCTCAGCGGTGGTCTTTTTGGCATCTGATATGGCTGGCTATATTACGGGCGAAACGCTGCACGTAAATGGCGGCATGTATATGGTTTAA
- the acpP gene encoding acyl carrier protein — translation MSTLEERVKKIIIEQLGVKEEEVKNEASFVDDLGADSLDTVELVMALEEEFDTEIPDEEAEKITTVQSAIDYVQSHQD, via the coding sequence ATGAGCACTCTTGAAGAACGCGTAAAAAAAATCATCATCGAGCAACTGGGTGTTAAAGAAGAAGAAGTGAAAAACGAAGCTTCTTTTGTTGATGACCTCGGTGCAGACTCGCTGGATACAGTTGAGTTGGTGATGGCTCTTGAAGAGGAATTTGATACTGAGATTCCTGACGAAGAAGCTGAAAAGATCACAACTGTTCAATCAGCTATCGATTACGTCCAGTCTCACCAGGACTAA
- the fabF gene encoding beta-ketoacyl-ACP synthase II, with product MSKRRVVITGMGMLSPVGNSVEESWQALVAGKSGIGPVEGFDVEAFSTRFAGQVKDFNVEDYMSKKDARKMDLFIQYGIAAGIQAIEDAKLEITDENAARVGAAIGSGIGGLGLIEKSHEALLAGGPRKISPFFVPSTIINMVAGHLSIKYGLKGPNISIVTACTSGVHNIGHAARMICYGDADAMLAGGAEAACTPLGLGGFAAAKALSTRNDEPQQASRPWDKDRDGFVLGDGAGMIVLEEYESAKARGAKMYAEVVGFGMSGDAYHMTSPPADGSGAAAAMVNALNDSGIDYDKVGYINAHGTSTPAGDIAETAAVKSVFGEHAYDLKVSSTKSMTGHLLGAAGAIETIITALVLEKGIIPPTINLDNPAEGCDLNYCAHTAQETDAEYALSNSFGFGGTNGSVLLKKI from the coding sequence GTGTCTAAACGTCGTGTAGTAATCACTGGCATGGGGATGCTTTCCCCTGTTGGTAACAGCGTTGAAGAGTCCTGGCAGGCTCTGGTAGCGGGTAAAAGCGGTATCGGTCCTGTTGAGGGGTTTGATGTTGAAGCTTTTTCCACGCGCTTTGCTGGGCAGGTAAAAGACTTCAATGTTGAAGACTATATGTCGAAGAAAGATGCTCGCAAGATGGATCTGTTCATTCAATATGGTATTGCCGCTGGTATTCAGGCAATTGAAGATGCCAAATTGGAGATTACAGACGAAAACGCAGCGCGTGTAGGCGCAGCGATTGGTTCGGGTATTGGTGGGCTAGGTCTCATCGAAAAGAGCCATGAAGCTCTGCTGGCTGGCGGTCCTCGCAAGATTTCACCTTTCTTTGTACCTTCGACCATTATCAACATGGTAGCTGGACACCTTTCAATCAAATACGGTTTGAAAGGCCCGAATATTTCTATTGTCACCGCCTGTACCTCAGGTGTGCACAATATCGGCCATGCTGCACGTATGATCTGCTACGGTGATGCTGACGCCATGCTGGCTGGTGGTGCTGAGGCCGCTTGTACGCCACTTGGCTTGGGTGGTTTTGCCGCTGCGAAGGCGCTTTCAACTAGAAATGATGAACCACAGCAAGCAAGCCGCCCGTGGGACAAAGATCGTGATGGTTTTGTGCTCGGAGATGGTGCTGGCATGATCGTACTTGAAGAGTATGAATCAGCGAAGGCTCGCGGAGCGAAGATGTACGCAGAAGTGGTTGGTTTTGGTATGAGCGGCGATGCTTATCACATGACTTCACCACCAGCAGACGGCAGCGGTGCCGCAGCGGCAATGGTAAATGCGCTGAATGATTCTGGTATTGATTACGACAAAGTCGGTTATATCAATGCTCATGGTACATCAACACCAGCAGGTGATATTGCTGAAACAGCTGCGGTTAAGTCAGTCTTTGGTGAACATGCCTATGACCTGAAGGTCAGTTCAACTAAGTCGATGACAGGCCACTTGCTAGGCGCTGCGGGTGCGATTGAAACCATCATCACAGCACTGGTATTGGAGAAGGGGATTATTCCTCCCACCATTAACCTTGATAACCCCGCCGAAGGTTGTGATCTGAATTATTGTGCGCATACCGCCCAAGAAACGGACGCAGAATATGCACTAAGCAATTCATTCGGTTTTGGTGGTACCAACGGATCCGTGCTTTTGAAGAAAATCTAA